The following DNA comes from Mauremys reevesii isolate NIE-2019 linkage group 23, ASM1616193v1, whole genome shotgun sequence.
taaaagcagcaaagaatcctgtggcaccttatagactaacagacgttttgcagcatgagctttcgtgggtgaatgcccacttcgtcggatgcaagagtggaaatttccaggggtaggtaaatataagcaagcaagaagcaagctagagataacaataTCATAGAGGCTACGCTGCCTCTGAGTTGTGCCTACCACTCCTGACAGGCTAGAAATGGCCCACATGCGGTTATTGTGttaccccatctcccccaccctgaTGTGCCCATTGTGAGGTCTTGTCTTCTAGGCCggaagccctttggggcagggattgtcattTACGGTCTGTTTTTAATAGTGATTGGCGTGATGACTTTCACGGCcgcgctctgtgcctcagtttccccacctcgATACTCTCCCACCTCTGGGAAATGCTTTAAGAGCTATGGATGAATCCATTACGTGGCCCACATCTGAGTGCTGTAGCAGTGCTCAGTGGTGTTATTCTCAGTGTTGCACTCAGGGGACTGGTGCTCCAGGCTGCTACTAATCTGTTTTGGGGCCTTAGACAGTAACAAAGGCTTATCTGAAACGCTGGCTGCAAATAGACATGAGCGTACAGCGCAAGGAGATCTCGGCGGCGaggccctgaagccagccagctgctggaatctttcttttctctttgctcTGGGGGTGTAAAAGGCTCCCTTTGTTCCGCTCCCAGCCCACACACTGAcaccacattcctcctcctcttgtTTCCAGATAGCCAGGGAGCCTCTCCCTCCGTGTTTATTCTCAGGAGAACCTTGAAGGGTTGAGCATGCCCTGtaaatcccagctctgcccatgTAGGGCGCGGGGGCGCTTTtagccctgctcccacccccatcaGCGCCTCCCCTGCAGCTAGTCCAGTCCAGCCCTTAGCaagagatttgtgtgtgtggctgtgatTTCGGGGAAACAGGTGTGAACCAGGGGAGCGGAAAGGCTGTTGGGTCTTGCCTGGGCAGGGCggcttcccattgacttccgCCGGCTTTGTATCTAGCCACAGCAGACCTGAATTGCACCAAGCAAGTACCTCCCCTGGGTCTGACTGTATTAGATAGCGGAAGGTAATCAATAGGCTGCAGCCAGCCATGGGGTTCGGGCAGGGAGCTGGCTCCTGGGCATCTCCTTCTGTCTGCGCTGAGCCCTGTTTGTGTTTGTgctcagagctggctgcatttccacAGGGCTGGCCCATTTGGTCACCCTCCTGCCGCCTCCGCCCCTATGGAGACTGGCTGCAGGCAGCCGCTCCTCTTCTTGATGCTGTtaagggggtggctggggcggggcctggtGCTTTCAAAGCCTGGCACCCAAGGGGCAAATTAAACAAGCAAATGGATCTGGTTTctctctgcagcttcctgaaaTGAGATATGACACTAGAAGGACCAATTCACGGGGGTCCAGTGGAGGAACGAGGCCCAGAGAGTTTGGCAGATATCGGCAACGGTCCCTCCCCAATCTGCTGACTGTTTTGTAGGGGCCAACGTAAATTCCTTCTTCCTCCCTGCCCTCGATCTCCTGAGCGGCCCAGGGCATTATTATTAGGAGACGGCCTCGGaaacccagctgagatcaggcccctcgctgtgcctggcGCTGCCCTGAAGAGCTAGTGATCTAAACGGACCAACGCAGGGTTAAGGGCTGTAACGCAGGAGCAAGGGTGACAGATGGTACCTGTCGAGTTAGTGCCAGGgtttggtggttttgttttgaatgGTTTGGGTGTGGTGgtgctgggaggagaattagCTAATGAGAGACTAAGGGGGCTAAGGCGAatgggggaaaggaaaagagagggTGCGCGGAGGACAGATGGAGTGAGCTTGAGCCAGAGAAGATGTGGAGGGTGTTGGAGCAAATGGCCAATCAGCTCGGGGGGAATGGCCAGACTCAAAACGAGGGGAGAAAGCGATCGGGCACAGATGACGTCGGCAGAGTCGGCAggtcctgctgcagctgcttgtcCGTGCTGCTGCCGGCCGAGGCCAGGACTGCACAAGACAAGCTTTGCTGGGGCGGTTCTACCGGTATAACTCTGCCGGCAAACTCTCCGCATGGAGACGCAGCTTGTACCAGTGGCGCCGATCGCTTGAGTGAAGGAAATGAGCGATAGCAGCACAAGGACTCTGGTACTGGTAGAACTGTAACCACGCTAGGGCTTTTGCCGTACAGACGTGTTGCAAAACGTCACCTCCCTAACTGCCACTGCTGTACCGCCAAGGTTTCCAGGGTAGACGTGGCCTGAGTGTCTGGGCAGCCCTTCCCTGAGCTGGCACGGTTGGGGGACGGGGcagccttccttccttcctgttgGGTGCAGTTACTCAGGGGGCCCCGTCTGCAGGGAAGCAAAACATCTACAAACTAGAGGGAGGCCCCGGGCTGAAGGCGTGCGGGGTGGCTTGCTCCATGGTCCTCCGCCTCTCCCCAGCCAGTCACCAGCGTGATCCAGGGAGCGCCGCTTGCAGGAGACCGGGGGGCTGAAGGGTTGGCAGCTCGCAGAAGTAGAGTGGGATGAATCTGGCTCTATCcgtctggctctccggtgccacAGGCTGCTCTCGCCCCACCAAGCCAGGCTGACGGGCCTTAGTCCAGCGCAGGCTCTGACCTGAGGCCTGGCACGTACAGAAAACTCCAGCCCGTGAGATGCGCCTCCCTGGGGGCTGAACCCCGTGGTTACAAAGCAGGGCCTCGGCGGGTGTCTCACACAAAGAAGGCACAGTCCCCCTTACGGCGTTGAAGTCTGATTGCCGGACAGAGAGGCTGCTTTATGAGCAGTGTCTTCGCACTGAGTGTCCTGGGGGAGCGCTGGGCTAGGGACTCTGATCTGGGTTTGTTTGCAGGCTCTTTAGAGCAGTGGCGCAGCTGCTTCTCAGCCCGGGCTGCCAGCAGCATCTTTGTGCTGTGCCAGGCCAGTGCCAGGGTCCGTGGGCATCCAGCACCAAAGAGACTTGTGCCGTGAAGCATGCAAGGGACATACCCACCAGTGTAACAACACGCTCTTCTGAAAGAGCTCTCCTCATGGGACCCTCCGAATTCCTTAGAGCTGAGGCTCTACACTGCAAGCGAGGCTCTGATATTTACACTGGGTAGTTCCTTAGTTTTGGCCATAACGGGATATTTACACGCCCCAGATGGTGGATCCTGGGCATGCCCTTGATGTTTGTGCTGCCTGGATCCAGAGCTTGGCTGTTTACAAAGAGTCCTTCAGAAGGGTTGgcctgtttttgaaaaaaaaactgtTGCCTAAATCAAGGAATGCGATCCAGCGGCTAGTCACCAGCCTGgggccagtcccagctgtgctgtgctgctcaCTTGCTGTGTGATGGGCAGGTCCTTCCTGAGTGCCTCACAGGGGATGTAACAATGtgaggtgctttgagatcttctcaTGAAAAGTGCTCTGAAGTCTGTTTCCTGTTCTGCAAGGAGGGAGTAGGAGAAGAGAGGGGATTGAATAGCCCAGCGATACCAGACTACCTAGCTGAGGGATGTTCTTAGTCAGGGGCTCAGAAAATAATCAGATCCAATAGTGCTCTCTGCACTCAGTTTGATGACTGTGGTAGCAATTCTTTTTCTGGTCCTGAAGGGGGGTGGTGCATCGGGTTTGAGCCGTGATTGTGCATTTTCTTTCGGTAACTACCCAGAACACACCTCTTCCAGAGCGCACCATGCACTGTACTGCACCATTGTAGGAGAGGATACAGGTAGGTCTGTACGTCCACTCAGCTGCAGGAACAGCTGCAGACGGTATGTGCAGAGaggcgcgcgcgtgtgtgtgtggcATGCAAGTGTGTTATCACCAGATCAGCACGCGGGCTTGACATGATTGGGATGCGCTTCTCTGCACTAATGGGGCATTGGTTGATTTGGGCTCTGAAGCATCCAGGGAGCTGAATTGCTGCCTCTATGTATGTTTCTGCCATGTGAAGTGGTGTCAGCTGGGActctgagctggggtgggggagggctgacGCTTACCCAGGGTGGAAAAGAGCAGCTGCAGCCACAATGGAGAATTTCTTACTCCTGATTGTCGTCTCTCTGTTTCTCTACCTTGCCAGCTTTTTTTGATCAGATTTCCACTGTAGCCTGCAGCCCTTTCAGACCAGGGAGATAAACTCTGCTGTGAGATCACTCCAAAGAGAACGCAGCAGTCAGAGCAGCTGGCTCTGGATAATCTCATGTTCCTTTTGTATTAGACAGAATATAAGAATTTGCCCACCCTTTGCAGCACCTTCCACCTGAAAAGACTGGCGTGCTTTGCAAAGGTCGGGAGGCCTTGTCTGCGTTTTACAGGGAAATAGGCATGCAGATGCAAAGTAACTTGCCCAcaggtcacccagcaagtcagtggcacgGCTAGGAATGGGACCCAGGAGTtctgggacccaggagtcctgacccccaggccCATGATAGGAAACGTTACAAAGCTGACAGAAATGAGTCATATGCAGACACACCCAAAGTGAGTTGGACTTTCTGGTCAAACGGTTATTTCTACCAGAGACCCCTTGAATTTTCAGCAAACGTTGAAAATGGAAGGGCCCCAGCTGCGGGTGGGGAAGCCAGTGTGTCTTTGATCTTCTCAGAATAACAATCTGGTGCTAGTCCTTTGCCCTTCCTGGACACAGGCAGGGTTCTCTCTTCCCCAGGTGCCACCCCCGCTCGCTAGCTTAGCCCTGCGGGGCATAGGCACTGCATAGTCCATCCAAACGCCCATTGTGCCTCACTCATCAGGTaccaggagtagggtgaccagacagcaagtgtgaaaaatcgggacgggggtggggggtaataggagcctatataagaaaatgccccaaatatcaggactgtcccaataaaatcgggacatctggtcaccctaaccaggAGGTAGGGGAGTAGTGTCCCTGATTTTACTGCTGGGGAAGCTGAGGGGGAGAGGTGAAGGGGACTCGGGTCAGAATCGTGAGTTCCTGTCTCCCCCCAAAGGGAGCTGTGTATCTTTTTAGAATTGTGATCTAACTGATCGGGCACTAGACTGGGCCAGAGGGGACCTGAGttctgtcactggcctgctgtgggcaagtcacgtccgcgcgttgtgcctctgtttccccagctgtGAAGTAGGGAGGATACTGACCCTCCTCTGTAAAATACTTGGAAATCTGCTGATGAAACATGCTCGATAAGAGCTGGTGGTATTATTGTAAATGGAACCCACAGGGTTTTCTGCACTGCGCTTCCCACTGGGGTTTCCTGTTAACAGGATTGTAGCCTAGACTAAGGGTGGCCATGTGGTCCCTGGGCTACTTACACTGGGATCCCTCCAGGTGTTAAGCGAAACCTCAGCCTCCAGCTCTCCAGGCATTTCCTCTGTGCAGCTCCCTTACCACTCTCCCCTCCCTTGTTGCCCTCACACTAGTTCTTGGGGCTTGCACCCAGGACCCTTTGAAGCCCAGAATTCCCATTGCCTGGGTGCTGAGATTTGGTAAATATCATCTTACCTCGAAACCTGGAGACTTTGATTCTATTCTAAGGGCCTCTAATCCCCTGGCAGAACTAATGCAACTCCAGAGAGTGGCTGCCCCCTCTCTCTGGGGCATGTTGACCTGAGCTGATAACTTTTTTCCTTTGTGTACCTGGCCGGATGTGTCACCGAGCAGGGGAAACGGGTGATAAGCTCAGTTTTTACCAGGGGCTCCGTGGAGTCAGTCGGTGTTTGCAGAGGGCTCTCGTCCCCAAACAAGACTTTGTGCTCTGTTCGGGGCCCTGCGTTTGGACAGAGCTGCACCTGAACTTTTACCAGCCAAAGCGCCCAGTGAGGGTCGTGAAGACAGGCTGTTGTCTGAGGGCGGCACTTTGGAGCCGGGCTCGGCGAGGTTCCCGTCCGTGATCAGTGGCTCTGCCCTTGCTCTCCGATTGCTGGGTCATTGGAACACGCTTGTGTCAGTAACACACCTGGGGCTGTATGTGGCCCCGGTGCAAGCAGATGCTGTCCTGGTTGGCGAGTCCGCTTATGCCAGGGCTGAAGCCGGCCTGCCTTTGCATGACCCGTGCCCTGATCTCCGGCTGGGTCAGAGGGCGGTGGGAGCGGGACGAAGGGGAATGTCTTGAGAGCATGAAGGATTAGCTGAAGTGGTCTGTGGTCATGGGACTAGGGAGAGCAAATCCCTCCCTTTTcctgtgtggtgggggggtgcgGGGGAAGGCTCTGTGAGGAGCGAAGGGGAATTGGGACCCTTATCTCCTGCTTTCTGTGTTCCAGGTGTACAAGGGGCTGGACATCATCACAAACAAGATCTCTCCCCAGGAGCAGGCTTTGTGCAGACACCACATGATCAGCTTTGTGGATCCCTTGGTCTCTAACTACACCGTGGTGGACTTCCGGAACAAAGCAGCCGCCCTGATATCCTTTCACAGAGCAGTCCGACTGGCCAGACAAATACATACCTGGCTCCTCCCTGCACCTAGGCCCGGGCGATTGCCTGGATCAGCCGTTCGCTGTCTTCCAGGAGTGGCTTCCTTAAAAACTAAAGCTGGTGAGAGAATGTTAAAGGTGGTGGGAAGTTGAGCTGCTGCTGTTGGAGAAGCATTAGCTTGTCCAAACCTCTCTTTGTCCATGTGTGGGCATCTGGTCATCTCGTGTCAGGCCAGACGCCGTAGCCAGCAAGAGGAGCAGCTCGGCAACCAGCGTTTTATAAAAGCAGTGCTGCTGGCGTGATGGAAGGCACTCGAATTTGGGGTTACCCGGGCAGCTGTCGGGTAGAGCCCTCTGCCTTGCCACGTGCCACCTGCAGCATTAGCGCTGGGCCTGGACGCGGCTAGTGGGGAGAAGTGGAGTTGAGAGGGGGGTGATGATCTCAGCCCACACCCAAGTTGGTCAGGTTTGAAATAGATCAGTGGAATCATGCAGGGAGCCCAGGATTTGAGAGTAGGTGCTGGTCTACTCTATACCCAGCTGCATCAAGAGACGCAGTCACGGCACCATTGTCCATTGACAGAGGAAAGCCAAGTTTAGTTTGTACTGCAGAGAGGCTTGAACAAATGTATCTGTGTCCCTGAGACGTGCTATGACCTAGCAGTAGCAGGGCTCCGGCTCAGCCTGGATCAGTCCTGTCTATGCTACAAGACCAGACTGGATTTCTGGAGACGTGTGTAGCAGCCAGACACAGTTGTTTCCATGGTGTAGACGGGCTGTGACAAGCTCCCTTTCCCTCCATCGAATCCTGAGATTTCGCAGAGTCTCACGCTCCTTAACCGGGCACATTGAAGATATATTTGCTCGGGAGAAGATCCCAATTGTTGTGGGAGGCACCAACTATTACATCGAGTCCCTGCTCTGGAAGGTCCTTGTGGATACCAAGGTAGGAGCTCTGGGGGGCAGCAGTTCCTGGGCGAGGCAGGTCCCCTCCTCACTGCTGGGCTTGCTGTGACTGGAAGCAGATTCTCCTTCCTCCCTTGAAACGCTACACGATGCTGTGTGACCCTTTGCAGAACAACATACCAAGTTCATGCAGGTAACGCGCTCCCTCGGGAGCAGCCCAAGGCAGTCGCCAAGAGGTGAGGACATGGTTGCATTGCGTTAGCATCTTGTTAGCTGAGTCAGCACCCAGCAGGTGCCTGGAGGCAGATTACCGATGCTGTGGGTGGTACTCTATTGCAGAAGGCTCTTGCCGCAATCCCTAGCCAATGGCGGGGGGCCAGTGCCCTGCGCGAGGTGGTAGACCCGGGAGGTCTTTGGTAGGCTCGTAGGCAGCAACTCTGCTTGGAGCTGGGCCTGAGGCGTGACGTTTGGGTCTGGCTCTGCACCGCCCCGGAGCTTGGGGAGATTTGGCTGCCCCGTTTTCATTTCGGCTCCTTTCTGATCTGCCCCACCATCGCCCCCTTAGGAAGCGGAGGGTCCCACGCGCAGCAGGTTTGAGCTGGGTCTCGCTTCGACCTGCAGGAACATTTGCAGAGGTTTGACTTTGTGCCCCACAGGAGAAGACCAGCCCTTCCCCTGGGCGAGCAGCCGACCGGAGGGTGGAACTGGAGCAGCTGGACGGCCGCGAGCTCCATTGCCGGCTGAGCCAAGTGGACCCGGAAATGGCTGCCAAGCTGCATCCCCACGATAAGCGCAAAGTGGCCAGGTGAGCGTGTCTAGCTGGAGAGAGCTGATCTCGGGGGCACTGCGGCACATGCCGTTCGCAGCCTCCCTTGCTATTGCAGTTAGAGGCCAGCTGAGGTTTGGGCCTCTCTGCAGATCTGCCATGGCTGAGCCCCTCGCGGGGAGGTTGGGCCCAGTCGCCTCTTGTCCACCTTCTGATGAACAAACTTTGCTGGCCTCTCGGTGGTTTCCGTTGCCACTCACTAGACTAGTGCGGAGGCTGGACAGACAAGGAAGAGgagggtgaggggcagggcttgCATGGAGTGACATCACAGAGAGGGAGGAATTGGATCTGACCTCTTGGTTCCCGCTGATGCAGAGAggttttggggtgctggaggagggTGGTTCTCATCTCTCTGGCATTGGATGAAGAGCAGTCTCTGGTTCTTGGACTCTGTCGGATCAGCCAGAGGCCGGGTGGTTTGTGAGGGTCTAATACCGTTGTCCAGAGAGACGGGGCAGAGCCTTTCTTTGGGAGGCCGTGATCTCTGCTCCGGGCTGGTGGAGGTGTTCTGACAGGGAGAGGGAGTGAAAGTCCCAGCTGCTGCCTGTGACACCAGGGTGCGATTTGCATTTATTTGGGGGTTTATGAAAGGTGCTGCTCAGTCGGCAGGGAGACAGCTGGAAACAGGCAACGGAGGCGACTTTCTGCCCAAAGCCAGAGGGAGCAGGTTCCCGTTCCCCACCCCCGAGTGGCTGGAGCGGCCTAGGACTGTGCCTGGGACATCACCCAGCTCGGGCTCTGAAGGGACCAATGTGGGAGCCAAAGCCCAGCCCTGACTTGCCAGCCTAGGGCCTGTTAGCAGGAGCATCCCTGCTGCTCTCGGAGGCATCAGCGAGGGTGGCCAGGACCTCCAGTGGCCCTAAATAGGGTGGCCATTGGCAACCGGTATAACACTGCCCCTGGGCCCATAGTGCGCTGGCCGCCCCTACCtggcagggagagcagcagcagcttctctgGAGCTATTTAAAGTGAAAGCTGCCGTGCTGGCTGAGTAACATACCGCGGAGCTGTGGGAACGGGGCCGCGGCAAGATCGGACTTGTCGCCTCGAACAGACTCtcccaacccagccctgcccgCAGGGGAAGCGGAGCGACGCCCACCCCGTTCGCACGGGAGAGACGCAGTCATTGTGCTGCCGGCTGCCTCTGTTGCTCTGTGACCTTTCTGATCCGTGGTACCAACCCCTTCCCTGCAGGGACTCTTGACGGGAAGAGGCAGGACGGGTGCCAGCACCTCTCCCCTACCCCCGTAGGGCCTGTCTCGGCGCCATTTTGGAGGATGGTTCTTATGGTCAGCCAGCTGGGTGCTCCATGTGTtacacctcccctcccaccccggccTCTTCCCCAAGGAGCTGGTAGCTGGCTCTGGGCATTCTCAGTACATCAGGCTCCAGGAAGGGGCAGATACCTTTCCCCCAGGTGGGAGGGTTGGATTTTCCTGTGCGTTCAAGGTTCCCTCTCGCTGTATCCCTGAGGGCACTGGGCAGATGGAAATCTGCTCCGAACCCAGCTTCTGAGCTGCCTCTGTCTGTCCATCTGCTGTACAGGAGCCTGCAAGTATTTGAAGAAACTGGGATCCCCCATAGCGAGTTCCTGCATCGGCAGCGAGAGGAGGAAGGTGGGGGCCCATTGGGGGGGCCCCTGAAGTACCCAAACTCCTGTATCCTGTGGCTTTACGCAGACCAGGCAGGTAAAGAGCGGGTTCTGACCAGCCGCCGTCTGGCTGAACGAGCAGAGCCATTCCCTGGCCGGGGCCGGCTTCCTTCTGCACCTGAAACGCAGGCCGGGCCTCTCCCGTCCCACGTGTAGTCTCCTCATTTTGCTGTGTAGCAACCTCATCCAGTGCCTGGTCTGAGCCGGGGAGGGGGCCTCAGCAAGGAGACACCCCGGCTGAGCAGTGTGGGGTTAATGTGAGACCCCCCCCGATTGTCCGGGTGCCCTCTCCTTAGCCCTGGCGATTCCCACTCATACCCTCCAAAGCAGTCCCCCTTCCTTGGGGTTCACCCCCTCGCTCTCTGGGTCATGCCCATGTGCCctgcacaatggggttctgatgGTGCAGGACTCCTACGAGTTCTCAGCGTATCACCCAACACGAGGCTGGATCCGTCGAAAAGGAtcggagttttgccattggctttaatgagagcaggatttggcctgttaCTGTGCCGTAAATCTCACAACCCCCTGTCAGTAGAATTattccagttttacagatggggaaactgaggcagggagaagtgaagtgacttgtctagGCTCAGACAGCGGGATTGTGGCCAccttgggaatagaacccaggaatcctgtcCGCCGCTCCTGTCCTCTGTCCATTGGCCTGTTCCTTGGCAAGTATGGAATGGCCCAGTGCTGCCATCCAGGGATCAGAGCGTGAGTTCGATGCTCAGTCTCTTGGTCGCTGGTTCCTCTTCAGTAACTTTAGCGATGGTGCCCTGGctccagcagggagggggcattCGATGTGGGAGTCACAcagtgaatggggcagcaggtttgtGAGTATGGAGATCTCTGGGGTGGAGCGTACGGCTGGCAGTGCCCCCCCGCGAGGATTTAGGGTGCCTGGTGATGGAGCCATGCGCATGGTCCTCGGGAGGTCCTGGGTGCAGCCTGCTGCCATGGGTGTATGTGGCTGGGAAGCCGTGCGCTCTCCTTCCTGCGAACGCAGCTCGGGGTGTGTGAATGGCTGTTGTGATCTCTGCCAGCTCTAGATGTGCGGCTGGACAAGCGGGTggatgacatggtggcagcggggCTCCTGGAGGAGCTGCGGGACTTCCACCGGCGTTACAACCGGGAGAAGGTGGCTGAGAACTGGTGAGTGTTCGGCTGGCTGCTTCACACTCAATCAATCCCCTGTTGTTGCAGGGGCCTTGGACGTTGGTGCACCTCAGTGCTCCTGTTGGCTGCTTGTGGCCCACGATACGTGAGTCTCCTGGAGAGCCGAGTACTTGGGCTGATTGTGGCTGAAGGGCTTGGTGTGCGGGTAGTTAGAGGGTGGTTAGTGGCCTGTGACATCCAGGATTGGGCTGGTACCTCCTGGCTGTAAATCCTGATGCCGGGCTCCTCGTGTGGGCACCTGGACATCCCCACCCCACATCTCTGACCAGGCCATTGCTGGGGTCGCTCCCATGTGATTGGTGATGGCTGTGCCGCTCTAAACCCACGGGAGCTGCTGTTGTGGGGACACAGCACAGAGGGGGGCAGCTCCTTGCTCCGGCGGACAGGGGTTGACCCACTGTCTGTGACCTTCTCTAGCCAGGATTATCAGCATGGCATTTTCCAGTCGATTGGCTTCAAGGAGTTCCACGAGTACCTTATGACAGAGGGGAAGTGCCCAGAGGAGA
Coding sequences within:
- the TRIT1 gene encoding tRNA dimethylallyltransferase isoform X2, translated to MDSCCVSLKSIRLCGARETSINESQCKVYKGLDIITNKISPQEQALCRHHMISFVDPLVSNYTVVDFRNKAAALIEDIFAREKIPIVVGGTNYYIESLLWKVLVDTKEKTSPSPGRAADRRVELEQLDGRELHCRLSQVDPEMAAKLHPHDKRKVARSLQVFEETGIPHSEFLHRQREEEGGGPLGGPLKYPNSCILWLYADQAALDVRLDKRVDDMVAAGLLEELRDFHRRYNREKVAENCQDYQHGIFQSIGFKEFHEYLMTEGKCPEETSASLLEKGIQALKLVTKRYARKQNKWVRNRFLRRPGPNVPPVYGLEVSDLSQWDENVLKPALQIVESFIQGRQPSADPVKMESEINEDKRSHHMCELCNRVIIGDREWAAHTKSKSHLHHLKKRLKLHSKLSAVESQVNVTETQGASEGAENLGQDRN
- the TRIT1 gene encoding tRNA dimethylallyltransferase isoform X3, with the protein product MISFVDPLVSNYTVVDFRNKAAALIEDIFAREKIPIVVGGTNYYIESLLWKVLVDTKEKTSPSPGRAADRRVELEQLDGRELHCRLSQVDPEMAAKLHPHDKRKVARSLQVFEETGIPHSEFLHRQREEEGGGPLGGPLKYPNSCILWLYADQAALDVRLDKRVDDMVAAGLLEELRDFHRRYNREKVAENCQDYQHGIFQSIGFKEFHEYLMTEGKCPEETSASLLEKGIQALKLVTKRYARKQNKWVRNRFLRRPGPNVPPVYGLEVSDLSQWDENVLKPALQIVESFIQGRQPSADPVKMESEINEDKRSHHMCELCNRVIIGDREWAAHTKSKSHLHHLKKRLKLHSKLSAVESQVNVTETQGASEGAENLGQDRN